From Polynucleobacter sp. JS-JIR-II-b4, a single genomic window includes:
- a CDS encoding lipid A biosynthesis acyltransferase: MTWLQNLFNFLALSLLRLFAFLPYTITVHVGYGLGWLAAHIPNSRTHVVKTNLRLCFPSLSEKELDDLAIEHWKLFGRSVLERSRIWLGSGKQITDIVTIKSAITLGDRKPRLLINPHFVGLEGGFMALSVLANEYDWPRGAGLYQNMKNPFFNQKMIEWRNRFGGKSIERQSRLRDLIREIQTGNFIFIAPDIDLGPRDSVFVPFFGIQTNTITSVSRLARLSGAEVCLMTTTLNKDRKGYTCHISEPLPNFPSDDVEKDTARLNQYIEELVRERPAEYYWVHKRFKHRPEGEPSLYD; this comes from the coding sequence ATGACCTGGTTACAAAACCTCTTCAATTTCTTGGCGCTCAGTCTTTTGCGTCTCTTTGCCTTCCTGCCTTATACGATTACCGTCCACGTGGGCTATGGTCTGGGCTGGCTTGCCGCCCATATTCCAAACAGCCGGACCCATGTAGTAAAGACTAATTTACGTTTGTGTTTTCCCAGCCTCAGCGAAAAAGAACTTGATGACCTGGCGATTGAGCATTGGAAATTATTTGGCCGCAGCGTATTAGAGAGAAGTCGCATCTGGCTTGGCAGTGGCAAACAAATTACCGACATCGTCACCATCAAATCAGCGATTACCTTGGGAGATCGCAAGCCGCGCCTACTGATTAATCCACACTTTGTTGGGCTTGAAGGCGGCTTTATGGCACTGTCAGTATTAGCTAATGAATATGACTGGCCCCGTGGCGCAGGGCTTTATCAAAATATGAAGAATCCTTTCTTCAATCAAAAAATGATTGAGTGGAGGAATCGTTTTGGCGGCAAGTCCATCGAAAGACAAAGCCGCCTGCGAGATCTCATAAGAGAAATTCAAACCGGTAACTTTATTTTCATTGCCCCCGATATTGACTTGGGCCCACGTGACTCCGTCTTTGTACCCTTCTTTGGTATCCAGACCAACACCATTACCTCAGTCTCGCGCCTGGCAAGACTCAGTGGCGCTGAAGTATGTTTAATGACAACTACCTTAAACAAAGACCGCAAGGGCTATACCTGCCATATTAGCGAGCCATTGCCAAACTTTCCTAGTGATGATGTTGAAAAAGATACTGCTCGCCTAAATCAATATATCGAGGAACTTGTTCGAGAAAGACCAGCAGAGTACTATTGGGTTCATAAGCGTTTTAAACACAGGCCTGAAGGCGAACCCAGTCTTTACGATTAA
- the dapF gene encoding diaminopimelate epimerase has translation MHGAGNDFIVLNGIDQDLSDITKDQWQALAHRQFGIGADQILLVEKATRPDADFRYRIFNSDGGEVEQCGNGSRCFVRFVLDQGLSNKNPLRVEVAHTVLTLKSHPDGQVEVDMGAPIFEHSHIPFNANGLASVQEFQEALYALPLNYPATHDSLVGVLSMGNPHAVQVVGDVDSAPVLEEGPEIEKFAAFPKKVNVGYMQAINRNEIKLRVFERGAGETLACGTGACAAVVSGIRRGLLDSPVKVHTRGGDLQIAWGGTINNVAQPVIMTGPAVTVFEGETTI, from the coding sequence ATGCATGGTGCTGGCAATGACTTCATTGTGCTCAACGGTATCGACCAAGACTTGAGTGACATTACCAAAGATCAATGGCAAGCCTTAGCCCATCGTCAATTTGGCATTGGTGCCGATCAAATTCTCCTAGTTGAAAAAGCCACACGCCCTGATGCTGATTTTAGATACCGCATTTTTAATTCAGATGGCGGTGAAGTTGAGCAATGCGGTAATGGGTCGCGCTGCTTTGTGCGCTTTGTATTAGATCAGGGCCTATCCAATAAGAACCCTTTGCGCGTGGAAGTGGCGCACACTGTTCTGACCCTCAAGTCCCATCCGGATGGCCAGGTGGAGGTGGATATGGGTGCACCAATTTTTGAACATAGCCATATTCCATTTAATGCGAATGGCTTAGCAAGCGTTCAAGAGTTTCAAGAGGCTCTCTATGCGCTCCCTTTGAATTACCCCGCGACTCACGATAGTTTGGTTGGCGTCCTGTCTATGGGCAATCCACATGCCGTGCAAGTAGTTGGTGATGTTGATAGCGCACCCGTATTAGAAGAAGGACCGGAAATTGAAAAGTTTGCCGCGTTTCCGAAAAAAGTAAACGTGGGTTACATGCAAGCAATCAATCGCAATGAAATCAAATTGCGTGTCTTTGAACGCGGTGCTGGAGAAACGCTAGCCTGTGGTACTGGTGCTTGCGCAGCAGTGGTTTCAGGGATTCGCAGAGGCTTGCTAGACTCGCCTGTAAAAGTGCATACCCGCGGTGGAGATTTGCAGATTGCTTGGGGTGGAACTATTAATAACGTTGCTCAGCCAGTTATCATGACCGGCCCAGCAGTTACTGTCTTTGAAGGCGAAACAACAATCTAA
- the pyrE gene encoding orotate phosphoribosyltransferase, with the protein MSSNNSNQDNFIRFALEAKVLSFGEFKTKAGRLSPYFFNAGEFNDGARLSALGRYYAKALQESGIQFDMLYGPAYKGITLAAATAIALADDGINVPYAYNRKEAKDHGEGGMLVGAPVKGRVVIIDDVISAGTSVRESVDLIRKAGAEPAAVLIALDRMERSGNAVEIGDKSAVQAVEQEFGLPVVTIANLAGLMSFLTTSSDAQLTHYLPAVKAYRDKYGI; encoded by the coding sequence ATGAGCTCAAATAATTCAAATCAAGATAACTTTATTCGTTTTGCCTTGGAGGCAAAGGTTTTGTCCTTCGGGGAGTTTAAAACCAAAGCGGGAAGACTCTCACCTTATTTCTTTAATGCTGGTGAATTTAATGATGGAGCTCGTCTAAGCGCTTTGGGTCGTTATTACGCCAAAGCCTTGCAAGAATCGGGCATTCAGTTCGATATGCTTTATGGACCTGCATATAAGGGAATCACACTTGCAGCGGCAACAGCCATTGCGCTGGCAGATGATGGCATTAACGTTCCATATGCTTACAACCGCAAGGAAGCTAAGGATCATGGTGAGGGTGGCATGCTGGTTGGTGCACCAGTAAAAGGCAGGGTTGTCATCATTGATGATGTGATTTCTGCTGGCACCTCAGTTAGGGAGTCGGTAGATCTCATTCGTAAAGCTGGTGCAGAGCCAGCGGCAGTGTTAATTGCTTTAGATCGAATGGAGCGTTCAGGCAATGCTGTTGAGATTGGGGATAAGTCTGCAGTGCAAGCCGTAGAGCAAGAGTTTGGTTTGCCAGTTGTTACGATTGCTAACTTAGCCGGCTTAATGTCTTTCCTAACTACTTCTAGTGATGCTCAGCTCACTCATTACTTGCCCGCTGTTAAAGCCTACCGCGATAAATATGGAATCTAA
- a CDS encoding exodeoxyribonuclease III, with product MLRIISANLNGIRSAVKKGFLPWAVKQKADFICMQELKAQRDDLEDAILNPDGMHGFFHHAEKKGYSGCGIYTPHKPDEVLYGYGNEEFDAEGRYVEVRFKGLSVISVYMPSGSSSPERQEAKYRYLDSFLPHLVSLKNSGREIVLCGDVNIAHQEIDLKNWKGNLKNSGFLPEERAWLTNLFSKIGYVDVYRHLEPEATETCYTWWSNRGQAYAKNVGWRIDYHITTPGIAATAKKTAVYKEEKFSDHAPLTVDYDWKI from the coding sequence ATGTTACGCATCATTTCCGCGAACCTCAACGGTATCCGTTCCGCAGTCAAAAAAGGCTTTCTGCCATGGGCTGTGAAGCAAAAAGCTGACTTCATTTGTATGCAGGAGCTCAAGGCTCAGCGCGATGATCTAGAGGATGCCATTCTCAATCCAGACGGCATGCATGGCTTTTTCCATCATGCCGAGAAAAAGGGTTACAGCGGTTGCGGCATTTATACGCCCCACAAACCAGACGAAGTCTTATACGGCTATGGCAATGAAGAGTTTGATGCTGAGGGGCGCTATGTCGAGGTGCGCTTTAAAGGGCTTTCTGTTATTTCTGTCTACATGCCCTCCGGCTCGAGCTCTCCTGAGCGCCAAGAGGCTAAATACCGCTATCTCGATAGCTTTCTGCCGCATCTCGTTTCTCTCAAAAATTCTGGGCGTGAAATCGTCCTATGCGGCGACGTCAACATTGCCCATCAAGAAATTGACCTAAAGAACTGGAAAGGGAATCTTAAAAATTCAGGCTTCTTACCGGAAGAGCGCGCGTGGCTTACCAACCTCTTTAGCAAAATAGGTTACGTCGATGTCTATCGACACCTTGAACCAGAGGCAACAGAAACTTGTTACACCTGGTGGAGCAATCGCGGCCAAGCTTACGCAAAGAATGTTGGCTGGCGTATTGACTATCACATCACCACTCCCGGCATTGCCGCTACAGCTAAGAAAACTGCTGTGTACAAAGAAGAGAAATTTTCAGATCACGCGCCACTTACAGTGGATTACGACTGGAAGATTTAA
- a CDS encoding MFS transporter, translated as MLTAVQSWLKDFRVYLEWPCLRMLFLGFSAGLPLLLILGTLSFWLREAGIDRSTIGYLTWVGLIYAFKWVWAPLVDRLQIPLLTKLFGRRRSWLLFAQALIILGLVGMSTLDPKLALNSIVWCALLVAFGSATQDIALDAFRIESANSDHQAALAATYQTGYRLALIWAGAGVLWLAARAEIGSGYDASAWQFAYLCMAASIGVGVITTLLSKEPARYELAKVRTAKAWLYQTLVEPFAEFITRYRWHAILILSLIAIYRISDVVMGIMANPFYVDMGYTKDEVAAVSKVFGVVMTLVGAFVGGVLTLRFGVLRILFVGAILSAVSNLLFAWLATQGHDLHGLIWVISADNLSSGIASAAFIAFLSSLTNIRYSATQYALFSSMMLLLPKWLAGFSGVFVDNFGYPAFFYGTAIIGAPVLLLIWATMHFNIVQIKKEGE; from the coding sequence GTGTTAACTGCAGTCCAATCTTGGTTAAAAGACTTTCGGGTTTATCTCGAATGGCCTTGTTTGCGTATGCTATTTCTGGGCTTTTCCGCAGGCCTCCCTCTATTGCTTATTCTGGGAACACTCAGCTTTTGGTTGCGTGAAGCCGGAATTGATCGCAGCACCATTGGTTATTTAACCTGGGTTGGTTTGATCTATGCCTTTAAATGGGTTTGGGCGCCTCTCGTGGATCGCCTACAAATCCCGCTCTTAACTAAATTGTTTGGACGCCGCCGCAGCTGGTTACTCTTTGCCCAAGCACTCATCATTTTGGGTCTGGTCGGTATGTCGACTTTAGATCCCAAGCTGGCGCTCAATTCCATTGTTTGGTGTGCGTTATTGGTGGCATTTGGATCTGCCACTCAAGATATCGCATTAGATGCTTTTCGTATTGAGTCAGCCAATAGTGACCATCAAGCAGCTCTTGCTGCTACATATCAAACTGGATATCGTCTTGCCCTAATTTGGGCTGGCGCAGGCGTGCTTTGGCTTGCTGCTCGGGCTGAAATAGGCAGTGGCTATGACGCCAGTGCATGGCAATTTGCCTATCTTTGCATGGCAGCTTCTATCGGGGTGGGCGTGATCACTACTCTTTTAAGTAAAGAGCCAGCAAGATACGAATTGGCTAAAGTACGAACTGCTAAAGCCTGGCTATATCAAACCCTGGTTGAGCCATTTGCAGAATTTATTACACGCTATCGCTGGCATGCTATTTTGATCTTGTCATTAATTGCCATCTACCGTATTAGTGATGTCGTGATGGGCATCATGGCTAATCCGTTTTATGTTGATATGGGCTACACCAAGGATGAGGTTGCCGCTGTAAGCAAAGTGTTTGGGGTTGTGATGACTTTGGTTGGCGCCTTTGTCGGTGGGGTACTCACACTTCGTTTTGGCGTGTTGCGAATTCTGTTTGTAGGTGCCATTCTTTCGGCTGTCAGTAACTTGCTATTTGCTTGGCTAGCTACACAAGGTCATGACCTGCATGGTTTGATTTGGGTGATCTCCGCAGATAATCTCAGTTCTGGTATTGCCAGCGCCGCCTTTATTGCTTTCTTATCCTCGCTGACCAATATCCGTTACTCAGCTACCCAGTACGCTTTGTTTAGCTCGATGATGCTCCTCTTGCCTAAATGGTTGGCGGGCTTCTCGGGGGTGTTTGTCGACAACTTCGGATATCCAGCATTCTTCTACGGAACTGCCATCATTGGCGCCCCAGTCCTACTTCTCATTTGGGCAACGATGCATTTCAACATTGTTCAGATCAAAAAAGAAGGTGAGTAG
- the metW gene encoding methionine biosynthesis protein MetW has product MSNFNKRTDFAAIANWIAPNTQVLDLGCGDGSFLEFLQKQKPVHAYGVEIDDSRVLSCVQKGLNVIQQDLEGGLALFEDSSFDTVVLSQTLQTIHQTEKILREVVRVGKESVISFPNFGHWSHRLAVGLGRMPVSKSLPYQWYNTPNVRVLTVADFEKLASSLGLKVLDQCILHEGRQVTLMPNLFGSLALFRIRRA; this is encoded by the coding sequence ATGAGTAATTTCAATAAGCGTACCGACTTTGCTGCCATAGCCAATTGGATTGCACCAAACACTCAAGTGCTCGACCTCGGTTGTGGCGATGGTAGTTTCTTAGAGTTTTTGCAGAAACAAAAACCGGTTCACGCTTATGGCGTTGAGATTGATGATTCACGGGTGCTCTCTTGCGTACAAAAGGGCTTAAATGTCATTCAGCAAGATTTAGAGGGCGGCTTAGCACTCTTTGAAGACAGCAGTTTTGACACGGTTGTGCTGTCACAAACTCTGCAAACCATTCATCAAACTGAAAAGATTTTGCGTGAGGTAGTTCGCGTCGGCAAAGAGTCGGTAATCTCTTTTCCAAACTTCGGTCATTGGTCTCATCGATTGGCTGTTGGTCTGGGCCGCATGCCGGTTTCTAAGAGCTTGCCTTACCAGTGGTACAACACGCCTAACGTGCGCGTGCTTACGGTTGCTGACTTTGAGAAGTTGGCCTCAAGTCTTGGCCTGAAGGTTCTTGATCAATGTATCTTGCATGAAGGCCGTCAGGTTACCTTGATGCCAAATTTATTTGGTAGCCTCGCTTTATTCCGCATTCGTCGTGCCTAG